The nucleotide window CGAAGGCCATGAAAATGATAGCCGGCGCGCGGCTTGCGAGGGCCCAGAAAAACATTATTAATGCGCGGCCTTATGCCGTAAAAATGCAGGAGTTGCTTTCAGATTTGGCTGTAAGAACATCTGAGTTTGAAGTCGCGGCACACCCTTTGTTGAAAAAACAGGTTTCAAAAAAGGCCGGGCTGCTTGTGATTACCGGCGATAAAGGGTTATGCGGCGGGTTTAACAATAATGTAATCCGCAAAGCTATGGAATTTATTAACCAGCAGCCTGGAACGGAAATAAAAATGTTTGTTGCAGGAAGAAAGGCCCAGGAATATTTCAGGAGATTAAATATCACTGCATCCGGCGAGTATTCAAATATTTTCAGCAAACTCGGTTTTGTTCACGCGGAACTTATCGGCCAGGACCTTATTAATATTTATATCAAAGAAAATCTCTCCAAAATCGTTATGATTTATAATGAATTTAAATCCGCTATTTCCCAGCAGGTGGTACAGGTTGATCTTTTGCCGGTTGAAAAACCAGTTGAATCCAAAAAATCCAAAGTAGATTTTCTTTATGAGCCCCAAAAGGACAAGATTCTGGAATCATTGCTTCCAAGATACGTGAAATCCCAGGTTTTCAGGTCTCTGCTTGAGTCCTATGCCGCGGAGTTATCGGCAAGAATGAATGCCATGGATAATGCGACAAAAAGCGCAACCGAACTTATTGAAGATTTGACGCTTCATATGAATAAAATCCGGCAGGCGAATATTACAATGGAAATTGCGGATATTGTAGGAGCTGTTGAAGCGCTGAAATAAAAGGAGATTCTATGAGTATAGGAAAAGTTGTTCAGGTTTTTGGCCAGGTGGTTGACGTAGAATTTTCAGCGTCAAATTTACCGGCAATATATAATGCCCTTACAATTGGAACCCTGACTCTCGAAGTTGTTCAGCATATTGGAGACAGCACAGTAAGGGCCATTGTTTTAGGGGCCCCGGAAAGTTTATCCAGGGGACTGTCGGTTGAAGATACGGGCAAACCTATAAGCGTTCCGGTAGGAAAAGCCTGCCTGGGCAGGCTGATGAATGTGCTCGGCGAGCCGATTGAT belongs to Elusimicrobiota bacterium and includes:
- the atpG gene encoding ATP synthase F1 subunit gamma; this translates as MPSISALRRKIKGFKSTQQITKAMKMIAGARLARAQKNIINARPYAVKMQELLSDLAVRTSEFEVAAHPLLKKQVSKKAGLLVITGDKGLCGGFNNNVIRKAMEFINQQPGTEIKMFVAGRKAQEYFRRLNITASGEYSNIFSKLGFVHAELIGQDLINIYIKENLSKIVMIYNEFKSAISQQVVQVDLLPVEKPVESKKSKVDFLYEPQKDKILESLLPRYVKSQVFRSLLESYAAELSARMNAMDNATKSATELIEDLTLHMNKIRQANITMEIADIVGAVEALK